Proteins from a single region of Oryza brachyantha chromosome 6, ObraRS2, whole genome shotgun sequence:
- the LOC102716602 gene encoding beta-1,2-xylosyltransferease XAX1-like, with protein MSSTAYTRPSKPPGPAGERRPPRLAKELGRIEPKKLGIGLVAGCCLALLTYISFARLFAIYSPVFESTSLVMKNAPPGSTQQNPVMPKQQNKLEDEKDIGEDETGRKEPSFPEATEKKETVTKSSGDETEATISCDENGVDEGFPYARPPVCELTGDIRISPKEKTMFFVNPSGAGPFDANGEKKIRPYARKDDFLLPGVVEVTMKSVSSPAVAPACTRVHNVPAVVFSVAGYTDNFFHDNTDVMIPLFLTTSHLAGEVQFLITNFKPWWVHKFTPLLKKLSNYEVINFDEDNEVHCFRRGHLGLYRDRDLIISPHPTRNPRNYSMVDYNRFLRRAFGLPRDSPAVLGEKTGVKPKMLLIERKGTRKLLNLRDVVALCEELGFAVTVAEAGMDVRGFAEKVNAADVLLAVHGAGLTNQIFLPTGAVLVQIVPWGKMDWMATNFYGQPARDMRLRYVEYYVSEEETTLKDKYPRDHYVFKNPMAIHAQGWPALAEIVMKQDVMVNVTRFKPFLLKALDELQE; from the exons ATGTCGTCGACGGCGTACACGCGGCCGTCCAAGCCACCAGGGCCGGCCGGAGAGCGGAGGCCGCCGCGGCTAGCCAAGGAGCTCGGTAGGATTGAACCCAAGAAGCTCGGGATTGGGCTAGTCGCCGGCTGTTGCCTCGCTCTGCTCACCTACATCTCCTTTGCTCGGCTTTTCGCTATCTACTCGCCGGTCTTCG AGAGCACGTCCTTGGTGATGAAGAACGCACCACCCGGGTCAACTCAGCAGAATCCTGTGATGCCTAAGCAACAGAACAAATTAGAGGATGAGAAAGATATTGGTGAAGATGAGACGGGCCGGAAAGAGCCAAGCTTTCCGGAGGCGACAGAAAAGAAGGAAACAGTAACGAAATcat CTGGTGACGAAACTGAGGCGACCATCTCCTGCGATGAGAACGGCGTCGATGAGGGCTTCCCATATGCCCGGCCACCGGTCTGCGAGCTCACCGGTGATATCCGCATCAGTCCAAAAGAGAAAACCATGTTCTTTGTAAACCCATCCGGCGCCGGCCCGTTCGACGCCAACGGGGAGAAGAAGATCCGGCCGTACGCTCGCAAGGACGACTTCCTCCTCCCCGGTGTCGTGGAAGTCACCATGAAGTCGGTCTCGTCGCCGGCTGTCGCACCGGCCTGCACGCGGGTCCACAACGTCCCCGCCGTAGTCTTCTCGGTGGCCGGGTACACCGACAATTTCTTCCACGACAACACGGACGTGATGATCCCTCTATTCCTCACGACGTCGCACCTCGCTGGCGAGGTGCAGTTCCTCATCACCAACTTCAAGCCGTGGTGGGTGCACAAGTTCACTCCGCTCCTCAAGAAGCTCTCCAACTACGAGGTGATCAACTTCGACGAGGACAACGAAGTGCATTGCTTTCGGCGCGGGCACCTCGGGCTGTACCGTGACCGCGACCTCATCATATCACCGCACCCGACGCGCAACCCGCGCAACTACTCCATGGTTGACTACAACAGGTTCCTCCGCCGCGCGTTCGGCTTGCCGCGGGACAGCCCGGCGGTGCTCGGTGAGAAGACCGGCGTCAAACCCAAGATGCTCTTGATCGAGAGGAAGGGCACCCGCAAGCTGCTCAACCTGCGCGACGTGGTCGCCCTCTGCGAAGAGCTCGGGTTCGCGGTGACCGTGGCTGAGGCCGGCATGGACGTGCGTGGGTTCGCCGAGAAGGTCAATGCTGCGGATGTGCTCCTGGCGGTGCACGGCGCTGGGCTAACGAACCAGATCTTCCTCCCCACTGGAGCCGTGCTCGTGCAGATCGTTCCGTGGGGCAAGATGGACTGGATGGCAACCAACTTCTATGGGCAGCCGGCGCGCGACATGCGGCTCCGGTACGTCGAGTACTACGTCTCGGAGGAGGAGACAACGCTCAAGGACAAGTACCCAAGAGATCACTACGTGTTCAAGAACCCCATGGCCATCCACGCGCAGGGCTGGCCGGCGCTCGCCGAGATCGTCATGAAGCAGGACGTCATGGTGAACGTCACAAGATTCAAGCCGTTCCTGCTGAAGGCGCTCGACGAGTTGCAGGAATAG